CTGTTGAGAATCTATGTGCACATTTGATGAAATGCGCATGCATTGAGTTGTGGTAAAATTACAGAATTCAAATACATGATTACTTTGATAATTTGAGTCCTCAAGCACTCAACCAGGGTTATCTCTTAGCATAATAAGGCAAGTATTAACAAAAGGACCACCACAGCAAAAGAAGACCATTCGCCTACTCCTTCCTTGATCACCATTGGAGACTTCAGCTCACCTGGAATAGGTAGAACAACTTAGAGACATAGAAAAGCCCACAAAACAAGAAATTGGTTTTATACTATATGTACAATATTTCAGCCTTATCATGTCTTACCTCATCTTCTCAATCCTTAATGTTCTTCTGTCACAAGTAATTGTAATCTTTTTTCTCTTGCCTGTAGATATCTCTTCAGCAGAGACACTCAAGAGACCATTTGCATCAATATCAAAGCAAACATTGAACTTAACAGTGCCCTTGGGAGCTGGAGGAAGATCGTGGATGGTAAAGCTACCCAAGAGATAATTGTTCAAGGTTGTTTCACTCTCGCCCTCAAAAATAGCGAACTCACATAAAATTTGGTTGTCTATGGAAGTGGGCAGAGTTTGGTTTTTTAGGACTGGAATTCTAGTATTTCTTGGTATCACAACAGTCATATTATGATTAGATTTCAATGGCTTACTGATCGTAGTCCTAACTCCAAGGGACATTGGGGTGACATCCATGAGAGTGAAGTCTTTAAGCTTTCCAATACCGTTTCTATTCCCATCCAAGACTGCTGCTTGAGCAGCTGCACCATAAGCCACAGCCTCTTCTGGATTGATTCCCTTGCAAAGCTCCTTCCCCTTGAACACATCCTGTAATAGCTGCTGCACCTTAGGAATTCTAGAAGAGCCACCAATAAGAACAACATCATGGACACTGCTTGTGTCCATTTTAGAATCCCTCAAACATCTCTCCACAGGCTCCATACACTTGCTAAACAAATCCATGTTGATGTGTTCAAATTTGTCACGAGTAAATGTTATATAGAAATCAGTACTCAGGAACAAACAATCAATCTCAATGTCAACAGAACAAGCAAATGAAAGCCTCTTCTTTGCCTTTTCACATGCATTTCTTATCCTCCTTAGAGCTCTGGAGTTACCACTGACGTCCAATTGATGCTTCCTCTTAAATTCCTCAACACAATAATTCACCATTTTGTTATCAAAGTCTTCACCTCCGAGATGAGTGTCTCCAGCAGTGGCCATCACTTCAAAAACATCATCCCCTATGCTAAGCAGCGACACATCTAGAGTACCACCGCCCAAATCAAATATTACCACATTTCTCTTGCTGTACCAGCCAGCTTTCTTCTGAAGGCCATAAGCAATTGCTGCGGCAGTTGGTTCATTTATTATACGCATCACATTTAGGCCAGCAGTAGTACCTGCATCATACGTAGCCTGCCGCTGAGAATTATTGAAATACGCAGGGACAGTGATAACTGCATTCTTCACAGTAGAGCCCAGGTAGGCCTCAGCAACCTCCCGCATCTTTGCAAGAACCAGGGATGAGATTTCCTCAGCAGCAAACTTTTTTTCTTTACCCTCCTGGGTAACCACAATCATAGGCTTATCCTCAGGACCTTTAGTAACCTTGAATGGCCAGAGCTTCATGTCATTTTGGACAGAAGCATCAGTGAACCTCCTTCCAATTAACCTCTTTGCATCTACAAATTGGTTTCAAAATTGTCATCATCACCATATGATATAGCTTATAGGAAGTTAGGAACAACAATTATTCACTATATTACTAACTCCTAATACATATATGTGATGAGAAATCTAATACTAATCCAAATTCTATCCCAACTAGTCTCTTACTCAGACATGAAATAAAGAACTCTGTACATATAAAGTGACTGTAAAAAAATCGTACTTAGAGACAAGAGTGAGATAGGATGCAATAAAAAAATATTTAAAAAAAAGAGAGAGTAAAGAGTAAACTGATTGTGGAAGTGGAGTGATGGGTTACCAAAAATGGTGTTGGCAGGGTTTCGGATAATCTGGTCAAGTGCAGCATCACCTACCAAGCTCTCTGTATCAGTGAAAGCAACACAAGAAGGAGTAGTCTTACTGCCCTGATCATTCACTATCACTTCAACATGATCGTTCTCCCACACAGCCACGCAGGAGTTGGTTGTCCCTAGGTCTATTCCTATTGAATGACCCTCTCCTCCTCCGTCCATCCTCAGACCAAACAACTGAAACAAGTTGAACACCTATTTGCTTGCCCAAAAACTGAAGAAGAAGAAGGAGAAGGAAAAGAGAATGGCCGTTTAGGTAGTTCTGACCCGAGAAAAACTGAAGAGGGGTTCTCGAAGAAGATGAAGTTGAAAAGGGTGAGGGACTGTAAAGCGGCGGCAGTAGTACTTATGAGACGGTAACTTTGATGAAGAGGGAAGCTTTGGGAAGATAAAGAGAGAGAGAGAGAGAGAGAGAGAGAGAGAGAGTATTTGANNNNNNNNNNNNNNNNNNNNTTCTTACTTCTTCTTCTTCTTCTTCTTCTCTCTCTCTCTCTCTCTCTCTCTCTCTCTCTCTCTCTCTCTCTCTCTCTCTCTCTCTCTCTCTCTCTCTCTCTCTCTAATCTACCAGATCTCATCATCACCAATTTCAATCCATGGCTCTCTTTCTCTATCTCTCTCTCAGATCTACCAGATCTCATCATCACCAATTTCAATCCATGACACGATTTGATATGCCGCACCTCCATCACCACACCTTCATCTTCCATGGCGGCGAGTGCCTTGAACGACGAACTCATCGTCTTGTGCCACCAGACATGGCTGTCGATTGTGTCTAAGGAGTCGACCGGCATCGTGGAGAAGATCATTGATATCCTTTCACGACAATGTGGGGAGGAGCTTGCCCTAAAGACCGAAATTTGTCGTCGGTCGTGTTTTTATCGACAGCTACAAGGCGGTGCTGCTACTGTCCTTATTTGCCTGCTACAAGGCGCTGCTACTGTTTGGACAGATGATTTCACTGCTATTGTTTGGACAGATGATTTCGCTGCTACTGTTGGAAAGGTAAATTTGCTGCTATTGTTGAAAAAGTAAATTTGCTGCTACTGTTGGAGAGAATTTCGCTGCTACTGTTGGAGAGAATTTGCTGTTACTGGTCAGAAAGTTAAATTTGCTGCTACTGCGAGATCTGTGGGTAAAGTAAATTTTATGCTACTGTTTAGATATGTTGGAGGGAATTTGCTGCTACTGCAAGATTTGTTGGGAGGGTTAATTCGCTGCTACTGTTTAGATCTATTGGAAGTGTAGATTTCAAATCTAGTAGCAGCAGTAACAACGTCCTATTATTAGGTAGTAGCAAATTTCAAAGTTGGCATCCAGTCGGCAGTAGCAGTGACATGCATCCTAGTCGACAGTAGCAGCAGTAGAATATGTGATTAAGGGTAGTTTCGTAAAATGTGTAGCGACAGATGACATGTGGACATCAATTTATCTTAATTTGTTAATTTGTCCTTAAATATGTAATATATTGTGTAAAAGATGTATTTGTAAACTGAAATTTGATTAATAACTTTATAGTAATTTACTAAAACAAAATCGAAAAACTAACAAAGAGCGGGAGATGACATACGATAAACCCAAAGTGTAGGTACGATAAAAGTGTTTAGGCCAAGTAATTTTAGTTTTCACTCGTACAAGTCGCAAGACATGCTCTAAAACACACCAATAAATTGAATAAAGGCGATAATATAACAACTTCAAGGCGTATATTTGTTTGTAGCTGTCACATTCACTTGTTACTTTCTGTTCTTTATAAACTGTGTTTAGGCCTCAATAAACATATGCTGAAATTGTAAAAAAATCGAAGTGAAATAAATGGAAAAGTGTTCAGTGAACTATGAGAAGATAGGCAAAAGATAAAATGTGGAAGGCGGAATTGAAAATGGTGATTAGTTGACACTCAAAAGTAACTTGCCAATCCAAGAAACAAACAACTCGAGTATTTACAATCCAACCTGGTGAGGCTATGCCACCAGGTAGACTATGGTACTCTACTCTACTATGGTACTCTACTCTACGCAAGAAAAGATCCTAGGAAGTCTGCAAGCAAAACCAACAGCCAACAAAAAGGAGTACCCAATGACTGCATCACTTCCCCTTAACCTGGCAAAATCACAACAAGTTTTAGTGTAGAGAATCAAAGCCATTTTATGTATATGCCATTTCAGCCATGGTTGCCATAAATGATCGTGTCTTACCTCATTCTCAGAGTTTCTCCGTCACTGTTTTGTGGATTGTAATCCCCTTCTTTTGGCCTGTGGACATGTCCTCAGCAGATACACTCAAGATACCATTTGCATCAATATCAAACCAAACCTCAAATTCAGCTTCACCCGCAGGAACAGAAGGAATGTCATCAAGTACAAATTTACCTAAAAGGTTATTTTGTTTGGGTATTGTACTCTCACCCTCATAAACAGGAAGGAAATTCTAGGTTGGTTGTCAAGACCAGTACAAAATATCTCACTCTTCTTGATGGGAATACGGGAGTTTCTTGGAATCATTACACTCATGTATTGCTTGAAGTTTTGAGGGTCACTTGTATCAGTATAATCGGTTCCAAGTGAGAGAGGGGTGACATCCAAGAGAGTGCAGTCTTGAAGCTTCCCAATCACATGCCCACTCAACACTGCAGCATGAACAGCCGCACCGGATTAATGCCTTTGCACATCTCCTTCCCCTTGAATACATCTTGTAACAGTTGTTGCACCTTGGGAATCCTAGAAGAGCCACCAACAAGAACAACATCATGGATACCGCTTGCCTCCATCCCAGCATCGCTTAAACACTTCTCGACAGGCTCCATACATTTGTCGAACAAATCCATATTAAGTTGCTCAAATTTGGCACGAGTAATATTTATGTGGAAATAATCACTGCGATCCAAGCACTCAATTTCAATGTCAGTCACTGACGAAAATGAAAGTCTCCTCTTAGCCTTCTCACAGGCATTTCTTAATGTCCTAAGCAATCTGCGCTTTTCACTTATGTCTAAATTATACTTCCTCATGAATTCCTCAACACAGTAATTTACCAATATGTTAACAAAGTCTTCACCCCCTAAGTGAGTATCTCCGGCAGTGGCTTTCACTTGGAAGACACCATCCCCAATGGTGAGCACTGAAACATCTAAAGTACCACCTCCCAAATCAAATACCATCACGTTTCTCTTGCCATACCAACCAGCCTTCTTGTGAAGGCCATAAGCAATGGCAGCTGCAGTTGGTTCATTAGTAATACGCATCACATTGAGGCCAGCCATGACAGCAGCATTTTTGGTAGCTTGGCGCTGTGAGTAATTAAAGTAAGCGGGAACAGTGATGACCGCGTTCTTCACAGTCGTGCCCAGATAGGCTTCAGCAATCTCCCGCATATTAATAAGTATCATGGATGAGATGTCTTCAGCAGAAAACTGTTTCTCTTGACCCTCGTGGGTAACCACAATCATGGGTTTGTCACCAGGACCTTCAGTGATCTTGAATGGCCAAAGTTTTGCATCATTTTGAACAGCAGCATCACTGAATCTCCTTCCAATTAAGCGCTTTGCATCTTAATACCAACACGACATCACAGCAAAAAAACACAAGACTAGAAATTAGTACAGATGCAGTTGCTCATAAAAGCAGTTTCAGTCAGTTCACATAAATCAGCACTACGTTGTAATCAATTCCCTTGTTTATTACCATATGCATTACCCGTAAATTTCCTTTTTGTAGGATAGATTGCTTTCATTCAAATTAACTAGCCTATTTTACACAACCTGGACTCTAATTAGATCAGGCGATATTGAGTTTTGTATTGTAAAATCAGGAAAATAATTAGTTCATAGGCCAAGAGGAATAATAACATAAAACATAATGTGAGAAAATTGATGTAAATGACTAAATAAAGTCATATGCACACTAAATTGATGTAAATCTAAATATTGAGCTTATTATTCTGAAAGCCACAATTTTTCAATATCTACTTGAGACATCAAGAACTCGTGAAATAACCCAGAGCAATTACATACAGCTAATCTAAGAAAACAGTTGACAGCAGTAAATTTAAGAAGTAAAGATACGAGCTTTACCAAAAATGGAGTTTAGTGGGTTTCTAATAAGCTGGTTAATGGCAGCATCACCAACCAACTTCTCTGTTGGAGTGAAAGCAACACAAGATGGAGTTGTCCTGTTGCCCTGTTCGTTCACAATGATTTCTACATTCTCGATAGCTGGCTGCCACACTGCAACGCACGAGTAGGTTGTCCCCAGATCAATCCCTATAGCGTATTCTTCTTTCCTCTCCATTTCTGGCTCAAACAAACTCTAACCCAGTGAAGTGATTTTAAGTAGTCCTGACCCTAGAGAAAGACTGAAGATGGGTTCTTGAAGGTGAAAAGAGTCAAGAGGGAGAGTAAAGCAGCAATCTTTTATGAGAGATGAAGAGGGTAATATAATAAAATAAGGAAAAATGGTAAAACAAAGATGAGAGCTTTGGGAAGACAGAGAGATTTGCAAGGTTTTACACGCAAGGTTAAACTCATTTGTAGTGGGATACAGTTGCCTGGGTCTTTTCTTTTTTTAAAGAAAGAAAAACAAAAAACCCATTTTTAAGTTGAAGTCTAGAACAATTAGCCTTTACTCGCCTGTAACGTAGTATAAGCACGTTAGTTCAAAACTTGTGGGTGATGTTCTTTCAACGAAGTTAATTTTAGTTGATTAGTTGTTTTGTTCATGTTAGCTTATAACATGTTCGAAGTTGGAAATGTTGTAAATCATCTATTTCTATCAAGTGTTTATCGGTACAGAAAACAGATCAAGCTCTCGTGAAATTCACCTTATGCTTTCATGTTTTGCTGCATTTAGCTCGGTTTAGCTTTGGAACACTTCAAATTATATTGGTCAGAAAGACATGTGGACAAGTACAGTCTAACACACGTTGAGCAATATATGCCCTCTTTCTGATGTCTCAACACAGCCAACCTGTGACTCTGTGAATAACAGTGATCAACCATAGGAAGCAAGAACACTAGTTTTATGGTGACTACAAGTATTCTGCAAAACAGAATTTGTGGTTTATAGGATTTAGAACTGGAGGAAGAATAAATACACAAAATATGTTTTCAAGCTATAATAAACAAGCAGGCATAATCTCATAGCAAAATTAGAAGTCTGTTAGCAAAAGAACAAGCAAGTCACAACTCACAACATACATGATGTATCACCAGCAAAAGGATGCCCATGCCATCAGCTGCCTTACTTCACCAAAACTAAAGATGACAATACAAACTTAAATAGTTCATGACTTCATGCATATCGTACACAATTACCCAAAGGCAGACCATATAAGTATCAAAAATAAACAGGGCCATCCATTTAGACTTAGAACTGGGGTCTTGCTTGCCATAGTTCCAATTCCTTCATGTTTTAGTGTTTTCCCTGGCTTTCACTTTCTTCACGTTTAATCTTTTGTCTCTCACCACCTTCAAGTGTTCTCTTCCTTGTCTTGGTTGCTTCACATTTGATCTTGCTTGTCTCATTTCCTTCTTGTTTTATCTTGCTCAGCTCACTTCTTTCAAGCCTTCTGTTGCAAGTCCCAGTTCCTTCTTGCTTTATCTTTCTTGTTGAGATGACTGTACACCCTTGCTTCTCACCAGTTAACTTATTCTCAGCAGAGACACACAGGATACCATCAGCATCAATGTCAAAGCAAATGTAATACTTAGCAACACCCTTGGGAGCTGGAGGTACGTTATTGATGACGAAGTCAGCCAAGAAATTGTTTTCTGATGCTGTTGGGCTCTCCCCCTCGAAAATGGGTGTGGACAAGGAAGTTTGGTTGTCCTGGAGGGTACAAACAATCGTTTTCATCGTGGTGGGAATTCTACTGTTTCTTGGGATCACAACACACATAGAATTGTAATGAATCCCATTGCGAACAATCCGGACGCCAAGTGATAGTGGGGTGACATCCAAGAGAGCAAAGCCTTGAAGCATCCCATTTTCGTTCCCACTCAAAGCTGCAGCTTGGACAGCAGCACCGTATGCCACTGCCTCATCAGGATTAACGCTTTTGCACAACGGCTTCCCCTTGAACAGATCCTGTAAAAGCTGCTGCACCTTGGGAATTCTAGATGAACCACCAGCAAGGACAACATCATGGACTCTGCCTACATCCATCTTAGCATCCTTCAAACACTGAACAACAGGCTCTATGCACTTGATGAAGAAACCCTTGTTAAGTTCTTCGAATTTAGCACGGTTAAAACTTAAAAAGAAATCGGTACCCTGATGCAAACATTCAATGTCAATATCAGTTGCTGTGGCAAATGAAAGCCTTCTCTTTGCCTTCTCACATGCATTTCTTAACCTCCTAAGAGCCTTGGAGTTTCCACTAAGATCCACATTATGCTTCCTCTTGAATTCCTCAACACAGAAGTTAACCATTCTGCTATCGAAGTCTTCACCCCCAAGGTGAGTATCTCCAGCAGTTGCCTTCACTTCAAAGACACCAGAAGTATTTATGCTAAGCAGAGAAACATCTAGAGTGCCACCACCCAAGTCAAAAATCATCACAATTCTGTCAGAATACCAACCAGCCTTCTTGTCAAGCCCATAAGTGATGGCTGCAGCAGTTGGTTCATTGATCATACGAATCACATTGAGGCCGGCAGTGGCAGCAGCATGTTTTGTAGCTTCACGCTGCGAGTTGTTGAAGTAGGCAGGGACAGTAACTACTGCATTCTTCACAGTTTTGCCAATGTAGGCTTCAGCAATCTCACGCATCTTTGTCAAAACCATGGATGAAATTTCTTCAGCAGCATACTGTTTCTCTTGACCCATATGGTTGACCACAATCATAGGCTTGTCAGTCGGACCTTCAATGACCTTGA
Above is a window of Fragaria vesca subsp. vesca linkage group LG7, FraVesHawaii_1.0, whole genome shotgun sequence DNA encoding:
- the LOC101298665 gene encoding heat shock cognate 70 kDa protein-like, translated to MEGKEEHAIGIDLGTTYSCVAVWQHGRVEIIPNEQGSRTTPSYVAFTQSERLVGDGAINQVARNPTNTVSDAKRLIGRRFSDTCVQDDMKLWPFKVIEGPTDKPMIVVNHMGQEKQYAAEEISSMVLTKMREIAEAYIGKTVKNAVVTVPAYFNNSQREATKHAAATAGLNVIRMINEPTAAAITYGLDKKAGWYSDRIVMIFDLGGGTLDVSLLSINTSGVFEVKATAGDTHLGGEDFDSRMVNFCVEEFKRKHNVDLSGNSKALRRLRNACEKAKRRLSFATATDIDIECLHQGTDFFLSFNRAKFEELNKGFFIKCIEPVVQCLKDAKMDVGRVHDVVLAGGSSRIPKVQQLLQDLFKGKPLCKSVNPDEAVAYGAAVQAAALSGNENGMLQGFALLDVTPLSLGVRIVRNGIHYNSMCVVIPRNSRIPTTMKTIVCTLQDNQTSLSTPIFEGESPTASENNFLADFVINNVPPAPKGVAKYYICFDIDADGILCVSAENKLTGEKQGCTVISTRKIKQEGTGTCNRRLERSELSKIKQEGNETSKIKCEATKTRKRTLEGGERQKIKREESESQGKH
- the LOC101298080 gene encoding heat shock cognate 70 kDa protein-like, giving the protein MDGGGEGHSIGIDLGTTNSCVAVWENDHVEVIVNDQGSKTTPSCVAFTDTESLVGDAALDQIIRNPANTIFDAKRLIGRRFTDASVQNDMKLWPFKVTKGPEDKPMIVVTQEGKEKKFAAEEISSLVLAKMREVAEAYLGSTVKNAVITVPAYFNNSQRQATYDAGTTAGLNVMRIINEPTAAAIAYGLQKKAGWYSKRNVVIFDLGGGTLDVSLLSIGDDVFEVMATAGDTHLGGEDFDNKMVNYCVEEFKRKHQLDVSGNSRALRRIRNACEKAKKRLSFACSVDIEIDCLFLSTDFYITFTRDKFEHINMDLFSKCMEPVERCLRDSKMDTSSVHDVVLIGGSSRIPKVQQLLQDVFKGKELCKGINPEEAVAYGAAAQAAVLDGNRNGIGKLKDFTLMDVTPMSLGVRTTISKPLKSNHNMTVVIPRNTRIPVLKNQTLPTSIDNQILCEFAIFEGESETTLNNYLLGSFTIHDLPPAPKGTVKFNVCFDIDANGLLSVSAEEISTGKRKKITITCDRRTLRIEKMR